The following nucleotide sequence is from Juglans microcarpa x Juglans regia isolate MS1-56 chromosome 6D, Jm3101_v1.0, whole genome shotgun sequence.
CGTTTCCTATCCAACAGGTGACTGAAGGGAGGGTGAGTAAGTGTTCCATTAAGGAACATGTTTGAAACCACCTTGTACATAGCTTCAGTAAGGTGAACGCCATCCCAGTTAATGTATTGTGCAGGGTTTTTGCAGGCAGCGGCAGAAGGCGTGCCGCATGTGCTGAAGATGTCAAAGTTGTAGGGTTCCCCAGTTCCACAACAGGCTTTCAACTTCTCCTGGAAACCGTATTTGCTTGGATTCCTCATGACAGTCAGGTAGGCACTCCAGTAATCGGCGTAGGTGATGACAGCATGAGGAAACTGCCTCCTGAGTTGCTGCAACTTTGCCTGGAGGACTAGGTTGTGGGTGTAACTCTGGTTGTTTACGCTCTTCACACATCCTATATCGTCCCTGTCATCTTCAGGAGCCAGATACATGGCCAGCGGCAGGCACCCCGTTAATGGAAAACCTTGTACCACAACATATTTTGCACCCTTCTTCAGCAATGACTGCAAACCAATAACCTCATGACTTCATTGGGTCGGTCATTAATGAATCCAAATCATGCATTTTTATTCAGTGAAATGTCTATGAAAACGTTAACTAAAGAAGGAAAATGCCACTGTAGATCATGTCTAAGCAACTTCTCtctttatcatttatttcttcCTGTTACAATAATAGGCCGTTATTTATGAAGTGCATACGCGAGGATATAGCAATGTTAACTAAGCAAATGTACCCTTATAACGGCACAGGACACGCAATATAGCAATCTTAATTGAGCACACCCTTAAGGCATGTCCTGGCCGCAAAGGACACGCAAAAATTTAAAGTCCTATTTGGACACACATATGCTTTCAtcctatttcattattataattttttctaaatttctatataaaatataataaataatttaattttttcaaatctcaaaataataataatattaaaaaataatattctaataatattttatttaactcatctaaaatcatctaatcttatctcatttcatctcatcatctaaACAGAGATGTTTATTGgggcaaattttattttttaacggCGACTTATCCGCCTCAAAAGGTGCAAATTACTCTCTCTGACTCGGTACTCGGTGGAGACCGGAGGCTTCTTTTTGAAAATGCCACAGTGGTGTACGATCAAGATCCAGAAATTAAGCAGGAGAGATTGGTAGGCAAAGACAGGACTCACAactaagaaattttatttttttatctaaaaaatatgctGGACTTGCATAATTGTAAATGTGTTTTggattattttatagaaaaatactttaattataaaaaaattatataaaaataaatctataaaataacatgtattgatgtgatacgttatattataaaaatatttttattataaaataaatttaatagattacataaaatcatatcactTTTACTTTCATGTAATCTAATTCCTTTAATTTGCATCTATAACACTTCTCTGCTTTGTGTATGAAGCTGTTGATCTTATCTCGTTCATCGGACGTGTTAATAAAATCTAGAAACCGTAGTAATTTATCTAAATAATTACCATGCACAATTAATAGACTTAAGGCTTTCTAAGTAccatttggaaaaagaaataaagaaaagcaggccatagattattcatataCTAGAAGCTGGAAATCCCATCTACATGTTGTTACCTGCAAAAACTGGGTGAAGCTAGCGATTGAAAGCTTTAGGATGGTGTCATCTGGTATGGAAGATCCAACGCAGTATGCATAGTCATTGACTCCGATTTCACCAACCCAGACCAGCGCATCCTCAAATGCTGCTTTGCAATCTGATGTTCCTTTTAACTTTTTACAGTACCCCCGACTCTCCAAGAACCTCTCAAACCAAAGGAGCTGGGTTTCGATAGATTCAGGGGTTATGTCGAGGGTGACGTTCTTCTTCACATAGAATGCATGCTTTATTGCTGTGGAACCAGCAACAGCAAAATTCACACCGGAAGTCGTAGCATTCCCCTGTTTAAGGTTTCGGTAAGGTGGCAAGTAAGGCAAGGACAGAGTTTCAGCCACAAAGTCGATCACCAGCCGGCCATCGGAGTACCGGTTGGTGGGGTGGTGAAAGAAGGTGCTTCCATATGGAGGGTTCGACACGTGGCCAAAACCAGTCGGGCCGGTGATGGATTTCGTGTTGCCGGTGTCGGTGAACGAGTCGCCGAAGGCGTAGATCTTCTTGAAGGGACCCGGCGGTTTTGTTACAGTTGCAGCAGAAGATGGAGCAGCGAGGATGAAAATGGTGGTGAAGATGAATAGGCTGGAATAGGAGGAAGACACGTAGTGAGAAGgcattttatttctcatttctcaaggCTTCGATCGAGCGagctttatttttgtttggccCTTATTTCTAGCACAAGGTGGCGTTGGCGTGGCCTATATTATTTGGGGACCTCTTGTACCTATTTATTAGGCTACAATTAATTCTCAATTTAATCGATCACTAATACCATTATATATGCATGgaatataacattaaaaagcTGTAAAAAGATTatgtacattaaattataagcAAAACGATTAATGTAACAAAAAATGTGTTTGACGATCTTGAATTCTttgatttctattttataatcGAGTAATGCTAGTTTTGATTCTAGAATCATACGTGTTGATATGACACGTATATTACTAGTCACGTTAGTTGGTgagattaaaaatgataaaatttagatttgatAATTTTTCTAAGAATAATGGGCTtccaaatttattttgatttcaaCTACGTAAATAatatcttatcaaaataatcttacaaactaaTATATCTTGAATCTTGACGTaagatattagatttattttataataacaataacTTTTCAGTATCAAactactttaatttataaattcaattttataagattttactAAGAACCTAAATTTAATGTCTCAAGTCAAGTTAGACCAAATATTTGGCATTGATTTAAGCGGCCTAGCTCTCAAAGAATGCATTGTATATGTGATTTTTAATGTCAATCAACATAGAGTAGTTTGAtttgtgattttatatattaaagtatataCAATTATGAGTCAACCACTCATCCCCTACAAAATCGGTTTTCAGTTTCAGAATCAATGCGCCTATTTATCTAGCGTTAGGACACGTGGTGAGAGTAAATACTAAAAGCCAATAGCAGCTAGCCACATGACTACTCACACCTTTCAggcaccactccaattatattatTAGGGAGGCGAGAGTTGgttgagaggaaagaaaaaaatgaatgcataaataaataaataaagtagatTTTAGTTGAGGCCTTAAATGAGCAATGTCCCACaccaactctctctctatcttttgatgcaatatttttaacatttttttaatacataattaatacttttgcaatcaattcttaataagaatttcttattaagtaaatcattttaaaatttagagatatataatactataaataaaatttcttttttaataatactataaACACTCTGTGCAGGATTCCAGACTCTAAAATGAAAGCGAATTATTTGTTCAGAGGAGTCTGACGAAACACTTTGTTTTAAAATACCACAATAACCAATATTAAaagcatctgtttcaacaattttaaaagaatcagtAGTAAAAATGCCAAGATACGGAAAAATTTTGATATGTCTTGATCTGTTTAACACTGTTAGTGTGAACTTTTGACCAAACAGGAAGATTTTTCTGTAGTCGTTGAAATAAATGATGGTTCTACTCCCACAGCTGAGAGCTCCTGTTGAttgattttactttattttattttattttattttacaagtaTTTTTAATAGAGTGAAAATAACACCTAATATGGGTGGTTCAATTTATCACTGGATGTCATATAAAATGAACATGCTTTCTTCAATAGAGTGAAAATACCACCTCATCTGTATAAATGAAATAGCCCCCTACACTCGTGTCAATTTTAAGGATAGTAGTGGGCACACTGATTCAAAGAATGCTGCTCCTACCGCCAGGGTATAGGCGGCTCAGCTCATTGTTCGACAGAGTGCACACATCAGTTTTACGAATTTATTTGTGGTACAAGTTAGGGCATATATGCAATGAGAAGATAAATACAGTGAGGGACCTTGAATTGCAAAACAACAGCAAAGCCAAAAATAGAcaatgagaatttgataaaataaaacccagaaaaaaaaaaaaaaaaaaaaaaaaaaaaaaaacgagaaaCAGTCAGAAAATGGCGTTTTGGTAGACTAGAAGTGCCATGACGGCATTTTTTGCCATTCCAGTAACAAACCAACCAAGCCCTTAGCCCCCTCCTCCCTTCCCAAAACAACCCACCACCATGGGGTttattatataatgtataaagTTACAAATCCTTGGAACAGTGATTCCTAGAATTCTAGGGCTTCTAGAGCAAAAATATTTACACAGGCTGCTGAAGAGTGGCATCATTTCAGCTTCCACTTCCAAGTCCCAGCCACCCCAGCCTCATCTCTAGTTACAGATCACCAAAAGGAAGATGCTGATCATTCCCAGCCTGAGCCTGGGTGTACTGGATGGTCAAACATACAAGCTTGCCCAAACTTGCAAATGCCATAGCGACTAAATTGTTCACAAATATTATGATCCTGTATTTCAGAGAACAAGAGCATGAAAGTAACTAATCAAGGCAAAGAAAGCATATGGTAACCTTTCCAAGAGCAGAACAAATGTTTAAAATTATATGAGATATTTCCCATAgttaataataatcataaaaaaaacaatagtttATCTGCAAGCTTTTTAACAATGGAACTACTTCCcaagtttttaatttcattaagaAAGCACAGCCCAGAAGAATAAACTTACAGGTCTCAAAGGAAGACCCGTGTCACTGAGAGCCCATGGGGGTGACTTCACGATCCTATCCTTAGGGTGGTGATATCTGCAATTCAATTTAAACTTACAAGCCCCAGTTTTTATGAAACGGCTGCACTCAGGTTGGCCAGGTCGTTCTGGATATTCATCAACTTGAATCTGGTCCTCATGGTACATATAGACGTTGGCTTCAGCCAGTGTTGGATGCATACTCATTTCAGGAATATATACAGGAGCCTTAACAATCCACAAACAGGTAAAATTAATAGGATTCCCCTGCTAGGTCTCGTCTACATGTCATCTATTCAGGTattagcaaaagaaaagaaatcgcAAAAAAGCATAAGCAGCACAAGACTAGGAACAGCCATAGATTTACCAGACTTTCTCGAAACAGAAGCAAATACATAATTGATCCTTATTTGTTACCTAGCTTTTAAATTCTACAGTAATAAGGCATTTGGAAGTTGGAACCCCTGTAATATAGCATCTTTCATCTGTTCCAGTTGCCCTAGAATCTGTCTTCTGTCAACCCGAAGATCAAAATTAATGATTATGTCAAGGGAAAATGTATCCTTTTTGACAacacaataaagaaaaaaaagaaatgtttggtCTACACATAAATCTTACACAGTAAAATTTACACACTGATGTGGTTTATGTGATCCATCATATTGTAAAGctctttttattgtaaagtaaatctgaGGAATTAAATTAAACCACTTTAGTGGGTAAATTTTCTTGTGTAAAATTTGTGTGGAGACCTAACACTTCTCAAGAAAAAATACCCTCCTGTCTGAGGGCACTTACGgaattttaaaattgtgataTGTGAGATAACCGAGGGGCACAATTGACCTAAAACTGAGTCACTTGAGGAATTTGCCTAATCAACCTTCAACCATTTCACCCATGACACACTTTTTTCATCCAGATGTAAACActgcttttttttaataggtgaCTGCTCTTACTTGTAAAGATGCGctatttcttattcaaaatctaAGACAACATCCCATAAGAAGCTAAGTCAAATAAAGCTAACAAATGCCGAGGTAGCCTAGAAGTTTAAATGAAAAGACATcatcagtaaaaataaatacatgatctTGTCAAAAGAACCAGGATTTAAAGAGTTTAGAGTCTATTGAAGTTCCATGACAAGAAACAAATCCAATGCCTCCGAAAGGATTAAAAACCAAAGCAAATAATTTGGGCACTGATTATAGGACAAAAATGAACCAGAAAGACGGAGAAATTGCAAGGACCATATACTTAGATTTTAGGTTTACCGGccaaagaaagaagataaaaatacttcattttaaaatattgacaTACAGGATCTCACGTgaaatttactttctttttacTAGATAAGAGTAATGAGAGGTACAAAAAACCAAGGTACCTGATAGCCATAACGATTTTGAGGAGGAATGCCGTGCAAAGGTGAAAGCTCCATTGGTACAAGGGGAGTAGTTACATTCAATGTCCTAGGTGGAGACGAGGATGACATTGATGATTGGGAAGCAACTGATGCAGCAGATCCACCATCATCCTCCTGATCCACGGCCAAAGGATCAGGATGATTAAACCAGCAGTTTGCCCCATACTTGCAGGAGCCAGTAGACATGTAGAAGGGGCACTCTTTCGCTCCCTAAGATGAATTAAAACATTGTCAATTAATCAGACCACTAAGACAAAAAAGAGGGGTAACAGAAGTCTCACAAAGAAATTAGAGGTTGAGAATAGAACATagaaatatcatataatatggACACAAAGATTTGtcaagaaattataattaagacAGTTGTAATACTGGTCTAATTGGCAAGTCCAGAAAGTTCAACTCTAGAACTGCGGTTCCTGAAGCTTTGCCttttgtgtgtttgtgtttaCAAGCTCTTCCGTACTTGCACACCCCTGACGTCAAGTAACTCTGAAACAGAGCACAAGATGATGAAAACCATCATTAATGCATCATTCACAAAGCACAGAGTCAAAATGAGGTACAAAAAGAGACTAAATGTAAAAGTCACCAAAGAATCTGTTTGTAGGCAATGTTACCCTTTCAAAAAGGAGAAAGTActataaccaaaaaaaaaaaaaacaatgttacAGAAAAGGCTAAATACTCCAATCCATATTAGTTATACCACAATGTTACATAGAAGCTGTAATCTTCCTTCTTTACACACATGGGCAGTGTTAGTAACAATTCATCCAGGCATTGTGCAAACTATCTCGAGTAAGGTACAAAGGATGACTAATATGACAATATTTTTCCATCAATCGAGTTCATCTTGGGCCATAGATAATCAGTGAGATATATTTGAAATATCACTtggaaaatgcatgaaaaataaaatgca
It contains:
- the LOC121235702 gene encoding GDSL esterase/lipase At3g48460-like — translated: MRNKMPSHYVSSSYSSLFIFTTIFILAAPSSAATVTKPPGPFKKIYAFGDSFTDTGNTKSITGPTGFGHVSNPPYGSTFFHHPTNRYSDGRLVIDFVAETLSLPYLPPYRNLKQGNATTSGVNFAVAGSTAIKHAFYVKKNVTLDITPESIETQLLWFERFLESRGYCKKLKGTSDCKAAFEDALVWVGEIGVNDYAYCVGSSIPDDTILKLSIASFTQFLQSLLKKGAKYVVVQGFPLTGCLPLAMYLAPEDDRDDIGCVKSVNNQSYTHNLVLQAKLQQLRRQFPHAVITYADYWSAYLTVMRNPSKYGFQEKLKACCGTGEPYNFDIFSTCGTPSAAACKNPAQYINWDGVHLTEAMYKVVSNMFLNGTLTHPPFSHLLDRKRRVG